The following proteins come from a genomic window of Patescibacteria group bacterium:
- a CDS encoding CHC2 zinc finger domain-containing protein, with product MLISEETILRNLIQEWEKSYLENKEFFTDRQLLEIFPEAKRYLEERLIKLEKEIKTLTLQIKISLKRTLLLKGFKKWFQQQIIKVWAGDKLDRLIKEHKELSWLLNPPRFRKGKITNEDIQRAKQQPFSKFLEIRNKIWALCPFHPDKRPSLYLKNEFYHCFSCKESGDIIDLTMKLRGLDFVSAVKMLNN from the coding sequence ATGCTGATAAGCGAGGAAACAATTTTAAGGAATCTAATTCAAGAGTGGGAAAAAAGTTATCTAGAAAATAAGGAGTTTTTTACTGATAGGCAACTATTAGAGATTTTTCCAGAGGCAAAAAGGTATTTAGAAGAAAGGTTAATTAAGTTAGAAAAAGAGATTAAAACTTTAACATTACAAATTAAAATCAGTTTAAAAAGAACCCTTTTGCTTAAGGGCTTTAAGAAATGGTTTCAACAGCAAATAATTAAAGTCTGGGCAGGAGATAAGTTAGATAGGCTGATAAAAGAGCATAAAGAATTGAGTTGGTTGCTAAATCCTCCAAGATTTAGAAAAGGAAAAATAACTAACGAGGATATTCAAAGAGCTAAACAGCAACCTTTTTCTAAATTCCTTGAGATAAGAAATAAAATCTGGGCTTTATGTCCTTTCCACCCAGACAAGAGACCATCTCTTTATTTAAAAAATGAATTTTACCATTGTTTTTCTTGCAAAGAATCAGGAGACATCATTGACCTAACAATGAAATTACGAGGTTTAGATTTTGTGTCAGCAGTTAAAATGTTAAATAACTAA